A stretch of Lathyrus oleraceus cultivar Zhongwan6 chromosome 6, CAAS_Psat_ZW6_1.0, whole genome shotgun sequence DNA encodes these proteins:
- the LOC127098364 gene encoding tRNA-splicing endonuclease subunit Sen2-1: MAPRWKGKDAKSKKDAEGEALKEPMSKIISQLHSSLLQSNTCGFLSDNCVHLAVQPEQLELLDKACFGRPVRIVENDVCWFQLTLEEAFYLCYSLKCLKINGGAESGPSNDDDELWRYFKSKKEAFPFFYKAYSHLRMKNWVVRSGAQYGVDFIVYRHHPARVHSEYGVLVLSHDNHDDLHGRLRVWSDVHCTTRLLGSVAKTLLLLHVNRNGHGDESLLCLANYTVEERMISRWSPEQCRERSL; this comes from the coding sequence ATGGCACCAAGGTGGAAAGGAAAAGATGCAAAGTCGAAAAAGGATGCAGAAGGCGAGGCACTTAAAGAACCCATGTCAAAGATTATATCGCAACTTCACTCTTCTTTACTTCAATCAAATACTTGTGGATTTCTCTCTGATAATTGTGTACACTTAGCAGTGCAGCCTGAACAGCTTGAACTGCTTGATAAAGCGTGCTTTGGTCGACCTGTGAGAATCGTTGAAAATGACGTGTGCTGGTTTCAGTTAACCTTGGAGGAAGCATTCTACCTATGTTACTCCTTGAAATGCCTCAAGATTAATGGTGGTGCTGAATCCGGTCCTTCAAATGATGATGATGAGCTGTGGCGTTACTTCAAGTCCAAGAAAGAAGCATTCCCTTTTTTCTACAAGGCTTATTCTCACCTTCGAATGAAAAACTGGGTAGTCAGGTCAGGGGCTCAGTATGGTGTAGACTTCATTGTCTATCGTCATCATCCGGCTCGAGTGCATTCTGAGTACGGTGTACTTGTTCTATCACATGACAATCATGATGATCTACATGGAAGACTCAGAGTATGGTCTGATGTTCATTGCACTACTCGACTTCTTGGAAGTGTTGCAAAAACTCTACTACTTTTGCATGTTAATAGAAATGGTCACGGTGACGAGTCTTTGTTATGTTTGGCAAACTATACCGTTGAAGAGCGCATGATCTCTAGATGGAGTCCAGAACAATGTCGGGAAAGGTCCTTATAG